Proteins encoded within one genomic window of Sulfurovum zhangzhouensis:
- the mqnE gene encoding aminofutalosine synthase MqnE — MTELQKEALIEKVKRRERLSQEEGEALYDLDLYTLGDLADAIRKEKYGTKSYFNINRHLNPTNVCADVCKFCAYSATRKNPNPYTMSHEEMLEIATNAVKNGAKEIHIVSAHNPDAGLEWYMGSFKKIKEAHPQLHVKAMTAAEVDFLHREYGLSYDEVLDLMIESGVDSMPGGGAEIFDEEVREYLCKGKVTSDQWLQIHQKWHERGRESNATMLFGHVETRAHRIDHMIRLRDLQDKTGGFNAFIPLVYQRENNYLKGCNFPTGQEILKTYAISRIMLDNIPHIKAYWVTASINLALIAQEFGADDLDGTIEKESIQSAAGAKSAKGMQLEEFISMIKNTGFTPVERDSLYKELKVYE, encoded by the coding sequence ATGACGGAATTGCAAAAAGAAGCATTGATAGAAAAAGTAAAAAGAAGAGAACGATTAAGTCAGGAAGAGGGGGAAGCCCTTTATGATCTTGATTTGTATACACTCGGTGATCTGGCAGATGCAATAAGGAAGGAAAAATACGGTACGAAAAGTTATTTCAATATTAACCGTCATCTGAATCCTACCAACGTTTGTGCAGATGTCTGTAAATTTTGTGCATATTCTGCTACCCGTAAAAATCCGAACCCTTATACGATGAGCCATGAAGAGATGCTTGAAATCGCTACCAATGCGGTTAAGAACGGTGCTAAGGAAATACATATCGTCTCTGCACACAATCCGGATGCAGGGTTGGAATGGTATATGGGTTCCTTTAAAAAGATAAAAGAGGCTCATCCTCAGCTTCATGTCAAAGCGATGACCGCTGCGGAGGTCGATTTTTTACATAGAGAATATGGACTCAGTTATGATGAGGTTTTGGATTTGATGATAGAAAGCGGTGTAGACTCTATGCCCGGCGGAGGTGCTGAGATATTTGACGAGGAGGTTCGTGAGTATCTTTGTAAAGGTAAAGTTACTTCAGATCAATGGTTGCAGATCCATCAAAAATGGCACGAAAGAGGTAGAGAAAGTAATGCAACCATGCTTTTCGGGCATGTAGAGACTAGAGCACACCGAATTGATCATATGATCCGTCTTCGTGACCTTCAAGACAAGACAGGAGGGTTCAATGCATTTATCCCATTGGTATACCAAAGAGAGAACAACTATCTGAAGGGTTGTAACTTCCCTACTGGTCAGGAGATCCTGAAAACCTATGCGATCAGTCGTATCATGCTGGATAATATCCCGCACATTAAAGCATACTGGGTAACTGCTTCCATCAATCTGGCGCTCATTGCCCAGGAGTTTGGAGCTGATGATCTGGATGGAACGATAGAAAAAGAATCTATTCAGTCAGCAGCTGGAGCAAAAAGTGCCAAAGGGATGCAACTGGAAGAGTTTATCTCAATGATCAAAAATACAGGTTTCACACCTGTAGAGCGTGATAGTCTATATAAAGAGTTAAAAGTCTATGAATAG
- a CDS encoding metal ABC transporter substrate-binding protein, which translates to MRALWIILIFSTSLFAKLQIAVAYPYIEQLTKEIAKDKAEITLLSQGNWDPHFVVPKPSLISGLRDSDLLILNGASLEIGWLPPLIQRANNPRIQTEAKGYLDLSKYVELKDIPTHIDSSMGHVHKEGNPHFILDPHNIITLAEVIMIKLSVLDKENYPFYKKNFEVFKTRWTKKLKIYDAKMKQCEGMKVVQYHELFNYFLYRYKIKSLDNLEPLPGVKPNSKHTMDLINKIRQNNVKLILQDVYHEDITASFIASKSGAKVVKLPHDVGALKGTQTLEKFYDTLVGRICN; encoded by the coding sequence ATGAGAGCATTATGGATAATTTTGATTTTTTCGACTTCACTTTTTGCTAAGCTGCAAATAGCAGTAGCTTACCCTTATATCGAACAGTTGACCAAAGAGATCGCAAAAGATAAAGCAGAGATTACGCTACTTTCACAAGGAAATTGGGATCCGCACTTTGTTGTACCAAAGCCTTCATTGATTAGTGGACTTCGTGACAGTGACCTATTGATACTTAATGGAGCATCTCTTGAGATCGGTTGGCTTCCTCCTCTGATTCAAAGGGCAAACAATCCAAGAATTCAAACAGAAGCTAAAGGATATTTGGATCTAAGCAAGTATGTCGAACTCAAAGATATTCCCACACATATCGACAGTTCAATGGGACATGTACATAAAGAAGGAAATCCACATTTTATTTTGGATCCGCATAACATTATTACGCTTGCTGAAGTGATTATGATTAAACTTTCTGTACTTGATAAGGAGAACTATCCTTTTTACAAAAAAAATTTTGAAGTATTCAAAACACGTTGGACCAAAAAGCTCAAAATTTACGATGCGAAAATGAAACAATGTGAAGGTATGAAAGTGGTTCAATATCATGAACTTTTCAACTATTTCCTTTACCGCTATAAGATTAAGTCACTGGATAATCTAGAGCCGTTACCCGGTGTAAAACCCAACTCAAAACACACAATGGATCTCATTAACAAGATACGTCAAAACAACGTTAAGCTCATCTTGCAAGATGTGTACCATGAAGACATAACAGCTTCTTTTATCGCATCAAAGAGCGGTGCAAAAGTGGTGAAGTTACCGCATGATGTCGGTGCGCTTAAAGGTACACAGACACTTGAAAAATTTTATGATACGCTTGTAGGCAGGATATGCAACTGA
- a CDS encoding ATP citrate lyase citrate-binding domain-containing protein, which yields MAQKAIREYDAKSILAKHWDKYFPNFTYAYETVMVQNGSELKEAAKEKAWLNEKTLVAKPDMLFGKRGKNGLVLFRDQKPGDVTLEKAAAWIDEKAKDKQEVYFAFDGDTPAGTPSVDYLTHFVVEPFTPHEQAEEYYISATCVGDEDVLYMSAEGGMEVEEGWEEKVTEVSFKITESEEVIAEKIRANVPADVAEKDKANFAEFAIGFFRAYRELNFAYLEINPFVMQGNKIELLDMVAKLDDTAGFMMAEEWGDVEYPTAFGMEEKSPEVLAIEEADSKTGASLKLTLLKPDARIWTMVAGGGASVVYADTIADLAGIDDLANYGEYSGGPTTGETKFYAETLLDLMTRQKDAQGRDKILIIGGAIANFTDVAATFTGIIQAFEEYADKMKEVGVKIYVRRGGPNYEKGLKDIKEAADRLGLWIDVYGPETHVTDIVRMAVEA from the coding sequence ATGGCTCAAAAAGCGATTAGAGAATACGACGCAAAGTCGATTTTGGCTAAGCACTGGGATAAATATTTCCCAAATTTCACTTATGCTTACGAAACAGTAATGGTTCAGAATGGATCAGAGTTAAAAGAAGCTGCAAAAGAGAAGGCATGGCTTAACGAAAAGACATTGGTTGCAAAACCGGATATGCTCTTTGGTAAAAGAGGTAAGAACGGTCTTGTACTATTTAGAGACCAAAAACCTGGTGATGTAACACTTGAGAAAGCTGCTGCATGGATTGATGAGAAAGCAAAAGACAAACAAGAAGTATATTTCGCATTTGACGGTGACACACCTGCAGGTACTCCATCTGTAGATTACCTGACTCACTTTGTAGTTGAGCCGTTCACTCCGCATGAGCAAGCAGAAGAGTACTATATCTCTGCGACATGTGTTGGTGATGAAGATGTACTTTATATGTCTGCTGAAGGTGGAATGGAAGTAGAAGAAGGTTGGGAAGAGAAAGTAACTGAAGTATCTTTCAAGATCACTGAGAGCGAAGAAGTGATCGCTGAGAAGATCAGAGCGAATGTTCCTGCTGATGTAGCTGAGAAAGACAAAGCAAACTTCGCTGAATTTGCGATCGGTTTCTTCAGAGCATACAGAGAGCTTAACTTTGCATACCTTGAGATCAACCCATTCGTAATGCAAGGTAACAAGATCGAACTTCTTGACATGGTTGCAAAACTTGACGATACAGCTGGATTTATGATGGCTGAAGAATGGGGTGATGTTGAATACCCGACAGCATTTGGTATGGAAGAGAAGTCTCCAGAAGTTCTCGCTATTGAAGAAGCTGACTCTAAGACAGGTGCTTCACTTAAGTTGACACTTCTTAAACCAGATGCAAGAATCTGGACAATGGTTGCTGGTGGTGGTGCTTCAGTTGTATACGCTGATACGATTGCTGACCTTGCAGGTATCGATGATCTTGCGAACTATGGTGAGTATTCAGGTGGTCCGACAACTGGTGAGACAAAGTTCTATGCTGAAACACTTCTTGACCTTATGACAAGACAAAAAGATGCTCAAGGAAGAGATAAAATTCTTATCATCGGTGGTGCGATCGCAAACTTTACAGATGTTGCTGCAACATTCACAGGTATCATCCAGGCATTTGAAGAGTATGCAGATAAGATGAAAGAAGTTGGTGTGAAGATCTATGTAAGACGTGGTGGACCAAACTACGAAAAAGGTCTTAAAGATATCAAAGAGGCTGCAGACAGACTTGGTCTATGGATCGATGTATACGGACCGGAAACACACGTAACTGACATCGTTAGAATGGCAGTAGAGGCATAA
- a CDS encoding HD domain-containing protein, with protein sequence MDSLKADVEELLYNNAEDFKIAKVLKADIKYYMENLEETFRTSGGKDFLVQHTRKIDCILQLVYKVALRAMFGNYAPLKNSLPVAMIALGSYGREQLCVRSDIDLMIVYKDIPGYNTQAFIQKILYILWDTGLKLGHRVHTTDELFEVSKTDITIKTALIESRFIEGSNFIWTATQNALQKIRHDNIEGFIKEKLQEQKEKHTKYPLTMEPNLKEGVGGFRDANLVFWIGKILYNVNNIKNLPEEIITENDYRAFRIALEFLFRVRSALHLVSHKKEDQLRLDLIPHVASLLGYDHSPEELMRFSRKVTESLKILRLYSTIWLELLTREFHISDTVKNYLYPENLDEDIYSLVELLVEHADQTFTAHPTLLQALVNAKKPERMNKKLYQSLARLFYQPHVYPVLKTFAYARQLRYLIPPIKRVVDLPQFDGYHTYAVDIHSLQSVKHLESIKEPFIQSLFEVLSEDERAMLKLVTLLHDAGKGRKRDHHNVGASLFRVFASKLGMKNELIEMGETLILYHTLMSKVAQREDLHNQKVILKFASHFKTKKMLDLIYILTYADMSAVGEDVYSSFASKLIHTLYLQALDTLDQEKLLDETAKRVKKEQSLKRSPYFLKLTKAQQNKILLIPSNLLFLRYTPKKIVEISKQAFDLPDYTFTLHNQEHLSIEIIRKTPINLGYLLAKLSNLEIRIMDIYKLFDDTKYFKIDFEEKVDQEDLQAIEQIIHESFIRKGSVLTKVPVIYPEEIEIDCEHSQNYGALYLNCQNQKGLLAYVTETFEALGIDILTAKIYTIKNRAKDMFLIEKNGNFCHNTETIMKKLTGD encoded by the coding sequence GTGGATAGTCTCAAAGCCGATGTAGAAGAGCTTCTTTACAATAATGCCGAAGACTTCAAGATCGCAAAAGTACTCAAAGCCGACATCAAATACTATATGGAAAACCTCGAAGAGACCTTTCGTACCTCGGGTGGTAAAGACTTTTTAGTACAGCATACACGTAAGATAGACTGTATTCTTCAACTTGTATACAAAGTTGCTCTTAGGGCAATGTTCGGCAACTATGCACCGCTTAAAAACTCCTTACCTGTTGCAATGATCGCACTAGGAAGTTATGGACGTGAACAGCTTTGTGTCCGTTCAGATATCGATCTTATGATCGTATACAAAGATATCCCCGGGTACAACACTCAAGCATTTATCCAGAAAATCCTCTATATTCTCTGGGATACAGGACTGAAACTGGGTCACCGTGTACATACAACCGATGAACTCTTTGAAGTCTCGAAAACAGATATTACGATCAAAACCGCACTCATCGAATCACGTTTTATCGAAGGTTCAAATTTTATCTGGACTGCTACACAAAATGCGCTTCAAAAAATACGCCACGATAATATTGAGGGATTTATCAAAGAAAAACTACAAGAGCAAAAAGAGAAACACACAAAATATCCTCTAACTATGGAACCTAATCTCAAGGAAGGAGTAGGAGGATTCCGCGATGCGAACCTGGTCTTTTGGATAGGGAAGATCCTCTATAATGTGAATAACATCAAAAACCTTCCTGAAGAGATCATCACAGAAAATGACTACAGAGCCTTCCGTATCGCACTGGAATTTCTCTTCCGTGTCCGTTCTGCACTTCACCTAGTGTCACACAAGAAAGAGGATCAACTCAGACTTGACCTCATTCCGCATGTGGCATCACTGCTTGGATATGATCACTCACCCGAGGAGCTTATGCGTTTTTCAAGGAAAGTAACAGAGAGTCTCAAGATCCTGCGACTTTACAGTACGATCTGGCTTGAACTACTGACAAGAGAATTTCATATATCTGATACAGTTAAAAACTATCTCTATCCAGAAAATCTCGACGAAGATATCTATTCACTTGTAGAACTGCTTGTTGAACATGCCGATCAAACATTTACAGCGCATCCTACACTGCTTCAGGCTCTGGTCAATGCCAAAAAACCCGAACGTATGAATAAAAAACTCTATCAGAGCCTGGCTAGACTTTTTTATCAACCACATGTCTATCCTGTACTCAAAACATTTGCATATGCCAGACAGCTCAGGTATCTGATCCCTCCGATCAAACGTGTGGTTGATCTGCCTCAGTTTGACGGATATCACACCTATGCTGTAGATATCCACTCACTGCAGTCGGTCAAACACCTGGAAAGTATCAAAGAACCTTTCATTCAATCACTCTTTGAAGTACTCAGTGAAGATGAAAGAGCCATGCTTAAACTGGTAACGCTGCTTCACGATGCAGGTAAAGGGCGTAAAAGGGATCATCATAATGTCGGTGCTTCACTCTTTAGGGTATTTGCTTCCAAACTGGGAATGAAAAACGAACTCATAGAAATGGGAGAGACCCTGATCTTATATCATACACTGATGTCCAAAGTGGCACAGAGAGAAGATCTACACAATCAAAAAGTAATTCTGAAGTTCGCTTCACATTTCAAAACAAAAAAGATGCTTGACCTGATCTATATCCTTACCTATGCGGATATGAGTGCAGTGGGTGAAGATGTCTACAGTTCTTTTGCATCCAAACTGATCCATACACTCTACCTGCAGGCCCTTGATACACTTGATCAGGAAAAACTGCTTGATGAAACGGCTAAACGTGTCAAAAAAGAGCAGTCGCTCAAACGTAGTCCATACTTCCTCAAGCTTACAAAGGCCCAGCAAAATAAAATACTGCTTATCCCATCAAACCTGCTCTTTTTACGCTACACACCTAAAAAGATCGTTGAGATCAGTAAGCAGGCATTTGATTTGCCAGATTATACGTTTACACTCCACAACCAGGAACATCTTAGCATAGAGATCATTCGTAAAACTCCGATCAATTTAGGCTACCTTCTAGCCAAACTTTCCAATCTGGAAATCCGTATCATGGATATCTACAAGCTCTTTGATGACACAAAATATTTCAAAATCGATTTTGAAGAGAAAGTAGATCAAGAAGACCTGCAGGCTATTGAGCAGATCATCCATGAATCTTTCATTAGAAAGGGAAGTGTACTTACCAAAGTACCTGTGATCTATCCTGAAGAGATAGAGATAGACTGTGAACACTCTCAAAACTATGGTGCACTCTATCTAAACTGTCAGAATCAAAAAGGTCTGCTCGCCTATGTAACAGAGACCTTTGAAGCGTTAGGCATTGATATCCTTACGGCGAAGATTTATACGATAAAAAATCGTGCCAAGGATATGTTTCTCATCGAAAAGAATGGAAACTTCTGTCATAATACCGAAACAATAATGAAGAAACTAACAGGGGATTGA
- a CDS encoding exosortase/archaeosortase family protein yields MKKFVLLYLLTLVLLFVFFYAHTSIISRVLNDTQTSLTLMMLEPFLKSGQLQGNDIMITSFYKIIITQACNGMIPILFYFAAILAYPSRVWIKPVWMGAGYLIFTLVNVLRILIVVYFVEQQGGRDNFYLAHDIFGNALLMIVGLGLFILFIKHSRSSSR; encoded by the coding sequence ATGAAAAAGTTCGTCTTACTCTACCTGCTGACTCTTGTACTACTCTTTGTCTTCTTCTATGCACATACATCGATCATTTCCAGAGTACTCAATGATACGCAAACCTCATTAACACTGATGATGCTCGAGCCTTTTTTAAAGTCCGGGCAGCTTCAAGGAAACGATATCATGATTACATCTTTCTACAAGATTATCATTACACAGGCATGTAACGGTATGATCCCTATCCTCTTTTACTTTGCTGCGATCTTAGCATACCCTTCAAGAGTTTGGATCAAACCTGTTTGGATGGGTGCAGGCTACCTCATCTTTACGCTAGTGAATGTTCTTCGTATCCTTATTGTGGTTTATTTTGTAGAACAACAAGGTGGTCGAGATAATTTCTATCTTGCCCATGACATTTTCGGAAATGCACTTTTAATGATCGTAGGGTTGGGACTTTTTATACTTTTTATCAAACATTCCAGGTCATCTTCTAGGTGA
- a CDS encoding metal ABC transporter permease, which produces MQLIEILWPSFILIVFLVFIHVVLGMEIIKRGVIFTDLAIGQMAAVGMAISIGFLDGNYQTLLTLFFAMLGALLVTYATRYVEHIEAFIGILYAFGASSIMILLSNSPQGTELFTKLSAVDILFVSPNDLIIPAILYSMIAILMFSLYRKMTGMVRELSFFILLALTVTSSVQLAGVLVVFVLLVAPALIALSQQKFTPLYVAWGSGLFFSCMALVVSYYFDLPTGYSIVFFQSFGAVGYLLISPRR; this is translated from the coding sequence ATGCAACTGATAGAGATTTTATGGCCGTCATTTATTTTGATTGTGTTTTTGGTGTTTATCCATGTAGTCCTTGGTATGGAGATCATTAAAAGAGGTGTGATTTTCACTGATCTAGCCATCGGTCAGATGGCTGCGGTGGGGATGGCAATAAGCATCGGGTTTTTAGACGGGAACTATCAGACACTCTTGACACTGTTTTTTGCGATGCTTGGAGCTTTGCTTGTCACCTATGCGACACGCTATGTCGAGCATATCGAAGCATTTATCGGGATACTGTATGCCTTTGGAGCTTCAAGTATTATGATCTTGCTTTCAAACAGCCCGCAGGGTACAGAACTCTTTACCAAGCTTAGTGCAGTAGATATACTTTTTGTTTCGCCAAATGATCTTATCATCCCGGCAATACTTTATAGTATGATTGCGATCCTTATGTTTTCACTTTACCGCAAGATGACAGGTATGGTACGGGAATTGAGCTTTTTTATACTCTTGGCACTTACAGTCACTTCATCAGTACAGCTTGCCGGGGTCTTGGTTGTATTTGTTCTCTTGGTTGCTCCAGCACTTATCGCACTGTCACAACAAAAGTTCACACCACTTTATGTTGCATGGGGCAGTGGACTGTTTTTTTCATGTATGGCATTGGTAGTTTCTTATTATTTTGATCTGCCTACAGGTTATAGTATTGTCTTTTTTCAGAGCTTTGGTGCAGTAGGCTACCTCTTGATATCACCTAGAAGATGA
- a CDS encoding phosphoribosyltransferase: protein MNRVYYPYEEFREDLKILANKIDKPFDAILCIARGGMTMAHLLGEYFDMREVYSVNTIGYEDTQKNESVEVFNIPELKSAKSVLILDDIVDSGDTLIEVLNVLSEKYPEVTFMTASLFYKKSAKIAPDWCVKEATKWIDFFWTVDLKQ, encoded by the coding sequence ATGAATAGAGTTTATTACCCATATGAAGAGTTCAGGGAAGACCTGAAGATTTTAGCAAATAAAATCGATAAGCCCTTTGATGCAATACTCTGTATTGCAAGGGGTGGTATGACAATGGCACATCTGCTTGGTGAATATTTTGATATGCGTGAAGTTTACAGTGTCAATACTATCGGTTATGAAGATACGCAAAAAAATGAGAGTGTTGAGGTATTCAATATCCCTGAGCTTAAGTCTGCAAAAAGTGTGTTAATCCTGGATGATATAGTAGACAGCGGTGATACACTGATAGAAGTATTGAATGTATTAAGTGAAAAGTATCCCGAAGTTACGTTCATGACTGCCTCGCTCTTTTATAAAAAAAGTGCTAAAATAGCACCAGATTGGTGTGTCAAAGAAGCTACAAAGTGGATAGATTTCTTCTGGACAGTAGACCTGAAACAATAG
- the glmS gene encoding glutamine--fructose-6-phosphate transaminase (isomerizing), whose amino-acid sequence MCGIVGYLGTKEKKEILLDGLQELEYRGYDSAGIAVIEGKKLDSFKAIGKLENLREKTKSFHSEGFGISIGHTRWATHGKPTELNAHPHLGRYSYVVHNGIIENYQALKEELISEGFNFLSQTDTETIVHLYEKYYNQSEDPFKAFEQTVNRLEGAYATLLISESAPDTIFFAKNGSPMLLGFDGEEIYFASSDTPIIGKASEVYYLEDGEYGYAKEGTIKLFNANGEKSFTKQPLKADKTLAQKDGYRFFMEKEIYEQSRVMSETMMGRVLDKGIEFEELSNDFFNGINAIKICACGTSYHSALAAAYLFERIAKIRCDVEIASEFRYKEPLLTQDTLFITISQSGETADTLEALKMAKGAGLKSLSICNVDNSSIVRESDAAILTRAGIEKGVASTKAFATQTMVLWMLALYVGQQKNSVPTELLAREINAMLHTPKALIVTDTLHTKLHRLSKRYLHGHGFFFIGRDIFYPLALEGALKLKEISYLHAEGYPAGEMKHGPIALADSELFTIALMPKSMHYEKIKSNVEELSARDATICAISSVPFDLADDFIKTQYDSHPMLEFFEMMVVTQLLALEISVRLGNDVDMPRNLAKSVTVE is encoded by the coding sequence ATGTGCGGAATTGTCGGATACCTAGGTACGAAAGAGAAGAAGGAGATACTATTAGATGGACTTCAGGAGCTCGAGTACCGAGGTTACGATTCAGCGGGTATCGCTGTCATTGAAGGTAAAAAACTTGACAGCTTTAAAGCCATAGGAAAACTTGAAAACCTTAGAGAGAAAACCAAGTCGTTTCACTCTGAAGGGTTTGGTATCTCTATCGGACATACTCGCTGGGCCACACATGGTAAACCTACTGAACTCAATGCACACCCGCATTTAGGTAGATACAGCTATGTAGTCCATAACGGGATCATCGAGAACTACCAAGCACTTAAAGAAGAGCTTATCTCTGAAGGCTTTAACTTCCTAAGCCAAACTGACACCGAAACTATTGTTCACCTCTATGAGAAGTATTACAATCAATCCGAAGATCCGTTCAAGGCATTTGAACAGACCGTTAATCGTCTGGAAGGTGCATATGCTACCCTACTCATCTCAGAAAGTGCACCTGATACAATCTTTTTTGCCAAAAACGGTTCACCGATGCTGCTGGGATTTGACGGAGAGGAAATCTACTTTGCCTCTTCAGATACACCGATCATTGGGAAAGCAAGTGAAGTCTACTATCTTGAAGACGGCGAATACGGATATGCAAAAGAAGGGACAATAAAGCTTTTCAATGCCAACGGTGAAAAAAGTTTTACAAAACAACCTCTCAAAGCCGATAAGACATTGGCTCAAAAAGACGGCTACCGTTTCTTTATGGAAAAAGAGATCTATGAACAAAGCCGTGTGATGAGTGAAACAATGATGGGACGTGTACTTGATAAGGGTATCGAATTTGAAGAGCTCAGTAATGACTTCTTTAATGGTATTAACGCGATCAAAATCTGTGCATGCGGTACAAGTTATCACTCTGCACTGGCTGCTGCATATCTTTTTGAGCGTATTGCAAAAATACGCTGTGATGTAGAGATCGCATCAGAGTTCAGATATAAAGAACCTCTGCTTACACAAGATACACTCTTTATCACAATCTCCCAAAGTGGTGAAACTGCTGATACCCTTGAGGCACTGAAAATGGCAAAAGGCGCAGGACTTAAAAGTCTTAGTATCTGTAACGTAGACAACTCTTCTATCGTACGAGAAAGTGATGCAGCAATCCTTACACGTGCAGGAATAGAAAAAGGTGTTGCAAGTACCAAAGCTTTTGCCACACAGACGATGGTTCTTTGGATGCTTGCACTTTATGTAGGACAACAGAAAAATAGTGTTCCTACTGAACTATTGGCACGTGAGATCAATGCAATGCTTCATACCCCAAAAGCACTTATTGTCACTGATACACTCCATACAAAACTGCATAGACTTTCAAAGCGATACCTGCACGGGCATGGATTTTTCTTTATCGGACGTGATATCTTCTATCCGCTAGCGCTGGAAGGAGCCCTAAAACTTAAAGAGATCAGCTATCTTCATGCGGAAGGTTATCCAGCAGGAGAGATGAAACATGGTCCTATTGCACTGGCTGACAGTGAACTCTTTACAATTGCACTTATGCCAAAGAGTATGCATTACGAGAAGATTAAATCCAATGTAGAAGAGCTCAGTGCCAGAGATGCAACGATCTGTGCGATCTCTTCAGTACCGTTTGACCTGGCTGATGACTTCATCAAAACACAGTATGATTCTCACCCGATGCTGGAATTCTTTGAGATGATGGTTGTCACTCAGCTGCTTGCTCTCGAGATCTCTGTAAGATTGGGGAATGATGTGGATATGCCAAGAAACCTGGCAAAGAGTGTAACTGTGGAGTAA
- a CDS encoding anthranilate synthase component II, whose amino-acid sequence MVLMIDNYDSFTYNIVQYCRELGADLKVIRNDELTIEEIKALHPDKIILSPGPSTPDDAGVTLDVIKEFGDTTPIFGICLGHQSIAQAYGGEVIRSKHMMHGKTSQVHIDAQTPIFKTLPEEFRATRYHSLTVNKENLPDHIIATSHSIDDNEIMSLQIKDKPIYGVQFHPESIMSEHGHTMLDNFLKL is encoded by the coding sequence ATGGTATTAATGATAGACAACTACGATAGCTTTACCTACAATATAGTACAGTACTGTAGAGAGTTGGGTGCTGATCTGAAGGTAATTCGTAATGATGAACTCACAATTGAGGAGATTAAGGCACTCCATCCTGATAAGATCATCCTCTCTCCCGGCCCTTCGACTCCGGATGATGCTGGAGTAACACTTGATGTGATCAAAGAGTTTGGAGATACGACACCGATCTTTGGTATCTGTCTGGGACATCAAAGTATTGCACAGGCATATGGCGGTGAAGTGATTCGTTCGAAGCATATGATGCATGGTAAGACATCGCAGGTACATATCGATGCACAAACACCTATTTTTAAAACATTGCCTGAAGAGTTCAGAGCTACACGTTACCATTCTCTGACAGTAAACAAAGAGAATCTGCCTGATCATATTATCGCTACTTCTCACAGTATCGATGATAATGAGATCATGTCTTTACAGATTAAAGATAAGCCGATTTATGGCGTTCAGTTTCACCCTGAATCTATTATGAGTGAACACGGACATACCATGTTGGATAACTTCTTAAAACTCTAA